A window of Conger conger chromosome 13, fConCon1.1, whole genome shotgun sequence contains these coding sequences:
- the LOC133108234 gene encoding extracellular calcium-sensing receptor-like — protein sequence MRPVLSLSLNLALAWASAAPETACRLWERFSLNGMYRKGDVVLGGLFVLNFLTVFPDLSFLSEPDQPRCERLNLLGFQAAATMVFAIEEINKNPNLLPNITLGFHLYDNCLKLGIAFRAAIALVSGTEESFSDMRCTGSPPVLGIVGDPGSTHSIAISSVLGLFRVPMVSYFATCSCLSDRQQYPSFFRTIPSDAFQVRAMVQILERYGWKWVGLLFSDDDYGVHAAQSFHQEVSHFGCVAFSEMLPHDNDRAKIRQIVGIIRRSTARVVVAFSPQPYLLPLTEEIAPQNLTERQWIASEAWVTAAVFHTRRLLPFLGGILGIAIRRGDIPGLQDFLLSLRPDFDPGNNMVSMFWEAMFSCKFKADSLDKVCTGQESLEGTGSAYSDVSALRHSYNVYKAVYALAHALDDLLGCKPGKGPFPGHSCAELHTLQPWQLVPYLQRVNFTTSFGDQVSFDKNGDALAIYDVMNWQRAADGTIKTVTVGVFDESAPPGQKLLLEEENIFWNFESHKVNRSICSEPCSPGTRRAIRKGEPVCCFDCLPCADGEISNQTDSRECYRCPVDFWSNHLRDHCVPKEIEFLSFQEPLGISLMTISVLGACICAVTLSVFARHRNIPVVKANNSELSFLLLLSLTLCFLCSLLFIGQPQRWTCQLRHAAFGISFALSISCILVKTIMVVMAFKAAQPGGNAMKWFGVQQQRGTVLAFTVIQAVICVVWLTAASPIPYKNTHSQNSKIIYECAVGSIAGFSALLGYIGLLAAVSFLLAFLPDHFNEAKFITFSMLIFCAVWIAFVPAYVSSPGKYSDAVEVFAILASSFGLLGAIFAPKCFIILLHPEKNTKKALMGRESANK from the exons ATGAGGCCTGTGCTCTCTTTGTCTCTGAACCTGGCCCTGGCCTGGGCCTCTGCTGCTCCTGAGACAGCCTGCCGACTCTGGGAGCGCTTCAGTCTGAATGGGATGTACCGCAAGGGGGACGTGGTTCTTGGAGGACTGTTTGTGTTGAACTTCCTGACAGTGTTCCCTGACCTGTCTTTCTTGTCTGAGCCAGACCAGCCAAGGTGTGAGAG GCTTAATCTTCTAGGATTCCAGGCAGCGGCAACCATGGTCTTTGCGATTGAGGAAATCAATAAAAACCCCAACCTGCTGCCCAATATCACCCTGGGATTCCATCTCTATGACAACTGTTTGAAGCTTGGGATTGCATTCCGTGCAGCCATTGCACTGGTCAGTGGTACAGAGGAATCCTTCTCTGACATGAGATGCACAGGGTCACCCCCGGTTCTGGGCATCGTGGGTGATCCAGGCTCCACCCACTCCATTGCCATCTCCAGTGTGCTGGGCCTGTTCCGTGTTCCCATG GTGAGTTACTTTGCCACGTGTTCCTGCCTGAGTGACAGGCAGCAGTATCCCTCCTTCTTCCGAACCATCCCCAGTGATGCCTTCCAGGTCAGAGCCATGGTGCAGATCCTGGAGCGCTACGGCTGGAAGTGGGTGGGTCTCCTGTTCAGCGATGATGATTATGGGGTGCACGCAGCCCAATCTTTTCACCAGGAGGTCAGCCACTTTGGCTGTGTGGCCTTCTCTGAGATGCTGCCCCATGACAATGACCGGGCCAAGATCCGACAGATCGTAGGCATCATCCGCCGCTCCACGGCAAGGGTGGTGGTGGCATTCTCTCCACAGCCATACCTATTGCCCCTCACCGAGGAGATAGCCCCACAGAACCTGACGGAGCGGCAGTGGATCGCTAGCGAGGCCTGGGTCACCGCAGCCGTCTTTCATACTCGCCGGCTGCTGCCCTTTTTGGGCGGGATCCTGGGCATCGCCATCCGCAGGGGAGATATCCCAGGGCTCCAGGACTTCCTGCTTAGTCTCCGCCCTGACTTTGACCCTGGTAACAACATGGTGAGCATGTTCTGGGAGGCAATGTTCAGCTGTAAGTTCAAAGCAGACTCTCTGGACAAGGTGtgcacaggacaggagagtCTGGAGGGCACAGGGTCGGCATACAGTGACGTGTCAGCGCTCAGGCACTCTTACAACGTTTACAAAGCAGTATACGCCCTGGCACATGCCCTGGATGATCTACTGGGGTGCAAGCCTGGGAAAGGGCCCTTCCCAGGACATTCCTGTGCAGAACTACACACTCTACAACCCTGGCAG CTGGTGCCTTACCTGCAAAGGGTAAATTTTACCACCAGCTTCGGTGACCAAGTGTCCTTTGACAAAAATGGTGATGCTCTGGCCATCTACGATGTGATGAACTGGCAGAGGGCAGCAGACGGGACCATCAAGACCGTGACGGTTGGGGTGTTTGATGAATCTGCTCCTCCTGGACAAAAGCTCCTGCTGGAGGAAGAAAACATCTTCTGGAATTTTGAGTCACATAAAGTAAACC GCTCCATCTGCAGTGAGCCCTGCTCCCCAGGCACCAGGAGGGCGATAAGGAAGGGCGAGCCAGTCTGCTGCTTTGACTGCCTGCCCTGCGcagatggggagatcagcaaccAGACAG ATTCCCGCGAGTGCTACAGGTGTCCAGTGGACTTTTGGTCAAACCACCTCCGTGACCACTGTGTGCCCAAGGAAATCGAGTTTCTCTCCTTCCAGGAACCCCTGGGGATCTCCCTAATGACCATCTCGGTGTTGGGGGCATGCATCTGTGCAGTTACCTTATCTGTGTTTGCCCGGCACAGGAACATACCGGTGGTGAAGGCCAACAACTCCGAGCTGAGTTTCCTGCTGCTGTTGTCACTCACACTGTGCTTCCTGTGCTCCTTGCTGTTCATTGGCCAGCCTCAACGGTGGACCTGCCAGCTTAGGCATGCCGCGTTCGGGATCAGTTTCGCCCTCAGCATCTCCTGCATCCTGGTCAAGACCATCATGGTGGTGATGGCCTTCAAGGCTGCACAGCCGGGCGGGAATGCGATGAAGTGGTTCGGTGTGCAGCAGCAGAGGGGCACTGTGCTGGCCTTCACTGTCATCCAGGCAGTGATCTGTGTGGTATGGCTGACTGCTGCGTCACCGATTCCCTACAAAAACACCCACTCCCAGAACTCCAAGATCATCTACGAGTGTGCAGTAGGGTCGATCGCCGGGTTCAGTGCCCTGCTTGGCTACATCGGTCTGCTGGCAGCCGTCAGCTTCCTGCTGGCCTTCCTGCCTGACCATTTTAACGAGGCCAAGTTCATCACCTTCAGCATGCTCATCTTCTGTGCCGTCTGGATCGCCTTTGTCCCTGCCTACGTCAGCTCTCCAGGAAAGTATTCTGATGCAGTGGAGGTATTTGCCATCCTGGCCTCCAGTTTTGGGCTCCTGGGAGCAATATTTGCACCAAAATGCTTCATCATTCTGCTACATCCAGAGAAAAACACCAAGAAGGCCTTGATGGGCCGAGAGTCCGCAAATAAGTAA
- the LOC133108092 gene encoding extracellular calcium-sensing receptor-like yields the protein MRPVLSLCLNLALAWASAAPQTACRLRERFSLNGMYRKGDVILGGLFEVHFLTVFPELSFTAEPDQPRCERLDFPGFQAAQTMVFAIEEINKNPNLLPNITLGFHLYDNCVKLAVAFRAATALVSGTEESFSNMRCTGSPPVLGIVGDPGSTHSIAISSVLGLFRVPMVSYFATCACLSDRQQYPSFFRTIPSDAFQVRAMVQILERYGWKWVGLLFSDDDYGVHAAQSFHQEVSRFGCVAFSEMLPHDNDRAKIQQIVGIIHRSTARVVVAFSTEAYLLPLTEEIALQNLTERQWIASEAWATSAVFHTRRLLPFLGGTLGIAIRRGDIPGLQDFLLSLRPDFDPGNNMVSMFWEEMFSCKFKADSLDKVCTGQESLEGKESSYSDVSSLRHSYNVYKAVYALAHALDDLLGCKPGTGPFPGHSCAELHTLQPWQLVPYLQRVNFTTSFGDQVSFDKNGDALAIYDVMNWQRAADGTIKTVTVGVFDESSPPGQKLLLEEENIFWNFESHNPPRSICSEPCPPGTRRAIRKGEPVCCFDCLPCADGEISNQTDSRECYRCPVDFWSNQLRDHCVPKEIEFLSFQEPLGISLTTISVLGACICAVTLSVFARHRNTPVVKANNSELSFLLLLSLTLCFLCSLLFIGQPQRWTCQLRHAAFGISFALSISCILVKTIVVVMAFRAAQPGGNAMKWFGVQQQRGTVLAFTVIQAVICVVWLTTASPMPSKNTRSQKAKIIYECAVGSIAGFSALLGYIGLLAAVSFLLAFLARNLPDNFNEAKFITFSMLIFCAVWIAFVPAYVSSPGKYSDAVEVFAILASSFGLLGAIFAPKCFIILLHPEKNTKKALMGRESAKK from the exons ATGAGGCCTGTGCTCTCTTTGTGTCTGAACCTGGCCCTGGCCTGGGCCTCTGCTGCTCCTCAGACAGCCTGCCGACTACGGGAGCGCTTCAGTCTGAATGGGATGTACCGCAAGGGGGATGTGATTCTTGGGGGGCTGTTTGAGGTGCACTTCCTGACAGTGTTCCCTGAGCTGTCTTTCACAGCCGAGCCAGACCAGCCAAGATGTGAGAG ACTTGATTTTCCAGGGTTCCAAGCTGCACAAACCATGGTCTTTGCAATTGAGGAAATCAACAAAAATCCCAACCTGCTGCCCAATATCACCCTGGGATTCCATCTCTATGACAACTGTGTGAAACTTGCCGTTGCGTTCCGTGCAGCCACAGCACTGGTCAGTGGGACAGAGGAGTCCTTCTCTAACATGCGATGCACAGGGTCACCCCCGGTTCTGGGCATCGTGGGTGATCCAGGCTCCACCCACTCCATCGCCATCTCCAGTGTGCTGGGCCTGTTCCGTGTTCCCATG GTGAGTTACTTTGCCACATGTGCCTGCCTGAGTGACAGGCAGCAGTATCCCTCCTTCTTCAGAACCATCCCCAGTGATGCCTTCCAGGTCAGAGCCATGGTGCAGATCCTGGAGCGCTACGGCTGGAAGTGGGTGGGCCTGCTGTTCAGCGATGATGATTATGGGGTGCACGCAGCCCAATCCTTTCACCAGGAGGTCAGCCGCTTTGGCTGTGTGGCCTTCTCTGAGATGCTGCCCCATGACAATGACCGGGCCAAGATCCAGCAGATCGTAGGCATCATCCACCGCTCTACGGCAAGGGTGGTGGTGGCATTCTCCACAGAGGCATACCTATTGCCCCTCACTGAGGAGATAGCCCTGCAGAACCTGACGGAGCGGCAGTGGATCGCTAGCGAGGCCTGGGCTACTTCAGCCGTCTTCCATACGCGCCGGCTGCTGCCCTTTTTGGGCGGGACCCTGGGCATCGCCATCCGCAGGGGAGATATCCCAGGGCTCCAGGACTTCCTGCTTAGTCTCCGCCCTGACTTTGACCCTGGCAACAACATGGTGAGCATGTTCTGGGAGGAGATGTTCAGCTGTAAGTTCAAGGCAGATTCCCTGGACAAGGTGtgcacaggacaggagagtCTGGAGGGCAAAGAGTCGTCATACAGTGACGTGTCATCGCTCAGGCACTCTTACAACGTTTACAAAGCAGTGTACGCCCTGGCACATGCCCTGGATGATCTACTGGGGTGCAAGCCTGGGACAGGGCCCTTCCCAGGACATTCCTGTGCAGAACTACACACTCTGCAACCCTGGCAG CTGGTGCCTTACCTGCAAAGGGTTAATTTTACCACCAGCTTTGGTGACCAAGTGTCCTTTGACAAAAATGGTGATGCCCTGGCCATCTACGATGTGATGAACTGGCAGAGGGCAGCAGACGGGACCATCAAGACCGTGACGGTCGGGGTGTTTGACGAATCTTCTCCTCCTGGACAGAAGCTCCTGCTGGAGGAAGAAAACATCTTCTGGAATTTCGAGTCGCATAAT CCCCCACGCTCCATCTGCAGTGAGCCCTGCCCCCCAGGCACCAGGAGAGCAATAAGGAAGGGCGAGCCAGTCTGCTGCTTTGACTGCCTGCCATGCGcagatggggagatcagcaaccAGACAG ATTCCCGCGAGTGCTACAGGTGTCCAGTGGACTTTTGGTCAAACCAACTCCGTGACCACTGTGTGCCCAAGGAAATCGAGTTTCTCTCCTTCCAGGAACCCCTGGGGATCTCCCTAACGACCATCTCAGTGTTGGGGGCATGCATCTGTGCAGTTACCCTTTCCGTGTTTGCCCGGCACAGGAACACACCGGTGGTGAAGGCCAACAACTCCGAGCTGAgtttcctgctgctgctgtcactcacactgtgcTTCCTGTGCTCCTTGCTGTTCATTGGCCAGCCTCAACGGTGGACCTGCCAGCTTAGGCATGCCGCGTTTGGGATCAGTTTCGCCCTCAGCATCTCCTGCATCCTGGTCAAGACCATTGTGGTGGTGATGGCCTTCAGGGCTGCACAGCCGGGCGGGAATGCGATGAAGTGGTTTGGCGTGCAGCAGCAGAGAGGCACTGTGCTGGCCTTCACTGTCATCCAGGCAGTCATCTGTGTGGTATGGCTGACCACTGCATCGCCTATGCCCTCCAAAAACACCCGCTCCCAGAAAGCTAAGATCATCTATGAGTGCGCAGTCGGGTCGATCGCTGGGTTCAGTGCCCTGCTTGGCTACATCGGTCTGCTGGCAGCCGTCAGCTTCCTGTTGGCCTTCCTGGCAAGGAATCTGCCTGACAATTTTAACGAGGCCAAGTTCATCACCTTCAGCATGCTCATCTTCTGTGCCGTCTGGATCGCCTTTGTCCCTGCCTACGTCAGCTCTCCAGGAAAGTATTCTGATGCAGTGGAGGTATTTGCCATCCTGGCCTCCAGTTTTGGGCTCCTGGGAGCAATATTTGCACCAAAATGCTTCATCATTCTGCTACATCCAGAGAAAAACACCAAGAAGGCCTTGATGGGCCGAGAGTCCGCAAAGAAGTAA
- the LOC133107485 gene encoding extracellular calcium-sensing receptor-like, whose protein sequence is MGLLKGKALDWATAVWTGGSSPPRYPAFVEEIRIIHDPSGHSGQYKYSLQLHGRDLEARAQREAGQTSSDMSPLSFSQWLMLVLPLQTWATDWSSSTRCQQWIYSNSLEDPSLSQDGDVILGGLFPLYFLPISPDATFTEPPKLPQCQRLQERSMRWAQTMVFAVEEINKNPFLLPGVKLGYRIVDSCGQYPWSLRGALALVSGRNHTCSKVLALIGDASSTQCIILSRTLGPLGIPLMSYQASCACLSNRREFPNFFRTIPSDYYQARTMAQLTKRFGWTWVGAIAADNDYGRLAIQAFSEEVKGAGVCLAFFTTLSRKRLEHDVLKAAAVVERSSARVILVFAWYTDVETLLLELIRRNVTGRQFLASEAWSTSDRLLRNPALSNISLGILGVAIRSAPIPGLEAYLRSLHPFHEPGSALMRELWGLLFECNPDGQNSTASQLLPPCVGTETLQSMQSIFTDTSQLRITYNIYLAVYAVAHALHSQLSCAGKNTTNGNPHCATTEDLQPRQLLHHLNQVRFTTQLGEEIHIENGDIRAVYDIVSWQDRIDGSLKYVTIGQMEGSKLHLNDSAIVWVGGAKTVPLSVCSEECPPGTRKAVRKGEPICCFDCLPCADGAISNQTGSVECKRCPAEFWSNSHRNECIPREVEFLSFEDTMGITLTIIALFGSGITVAVGVVFLYHRHTPLVKANNSELSFLLLLSLTLCFLCALVFVGRPSEWSCLAQHLFFGISFVLCLSCILVKTIVVLVAFQSARPGVNMMKWFGLVQQRSSVVLFTCVQVFICILWLCLSPPRPHRNTGFQGSKLILECAVGSALGFGSVLGYIGLLAAICFLLAFLARKLPDNFNEAKFITFSMLIFCAVWIAFVPAYVSSPGKYTVAVEIFAILASSFGLLLCIFAPKCYIILLRPENNTKKFLMGKT, encoded by the exons atgggactgctgAAGGGGAAGGCATTGGACTGGGCTACTGCAGTGTGGACCGGGGGTTCATCTCCTCCTCGTTACCCGGCCTTCGTCGAGGAGATTCG AATTATTCACGACCCCTCAGGACACAGTGGCCAGTACAAATATTCACTTCAGCTGCATGGCAGGGACTTAGAAGCCAGGGCTCAGAGAGAGGCTGGTCAGACCAGCTCTGATATGTCCCCACTCAGCTTCTCGCAGTGGTTAATGCTGGTGCTGCCACTCCAGACCTGGGCAACAGATTGGAGCTCGTCAACACGCTGCCAGCAATGGATATACTCCAACAGCCTGGAAGACCCCAGCCTTTCTCAGGATGGAGATGTGATTTTGGGAGGACTCTTCCCCCTTTACTTCCTACCCATCTCTCCAGACGCAACCTTCACTGAACCCCCAAAACTACCGCAATGTCAGAG ACTCCAGGAAAGGTCAATGCGTTGGGCACAGACCATGGTGTTTGCTGTGGAGGAGATCAACAAGAACCCCTTCCTGCTCCCGGGGGTCAAACTAGGGTACAGGATTGTGGACAGTTGTGGGCAGTACCCCTGGTCCCTGCGAGGGGCGCTCGCACTGGTCAGTGGGAGAAACCACACTTGCAGCAAGGTCCTGGCCCTCATTGGAGACGCCTCTTCTACACAGTGTATCATTCTATCCAGAACTCTGGGTCCACTGGGCATTCCTCTG ATGAGTTATCAGGCCAGCTGCGCTTGTCTCAGCAACAGGCGTGAGTTTCCAAACTTCTTCCGGACAATCCCCAGTGATTATTACCAGGCTCGGACCATGGCTCAGCTGACCAAGCGCTTTGGCTGGACCTGGGTGGGCGCCATCGCTGCTGACAACGATTATGGGCGTTTAGCGATCCAGGCTTTCTCTGAGGAGGTGAAGGGAGCTGGGGTGTGTCTGGCATTCTTCACAACACTCTCACGGAAGCGATTGGAGCACGATGTTTTaaaagcagcagcagtagtggaGCGTTCCTCTGCCCGTGTGATCCTGGTTTTTGCCTGGTACACAGACGTGGAGACGCTGCTCCTGGAGCTAATCAGGCGTAATGTAACAGGCAGGCAGTTCCTGGCCAGTGAGGCATGGAGCACCAGTGACAGGCTCCTGCGGAACCCTGCCCTCTCCAACATTTCCCTGGGCATTCTGGGAGTGGCCATCCGCAGTGCTCCCATCCCAGGGCTGGAGGCCTACCTGCGCAGCCTGCACCCTTTCCATGAGCCTGGGAGCGCTCTGATGAGGGAGCTGTGGGGGCTCTTGTTTGAGTGCAACCCAGATGGACAGAATTCAACTGCCTCACAGCTGCTGCCCCCTTGTGTAGGTACAGAGACACTGCAGTCAATGCAGAGTATCTTCACCGACACCTCCCAGCTAAGAATAACCTACAACATCTACCTGGCTGTATATGCTGTGGCCCATGCACTACACAGTCAGCTGTCATGCGCTGGAAAGAACACCACCAACGGGAATCCACACTGTGCCACCACTGAGGATCTCCAACCAAGACAG CTGTTACATCACCTTAACCAGGTGCGTTTCACCACTCAGCTGGGAGAGGAGATCCACATAGAGAATGGGGACATTAGGGCGGTGTATGACATTGTGAGCTGGCAGGACAGAATTGATGGCTCACTGAAGTACGTCACAATTGGTCAAATGGAAGGGTCCAAGCTCCATCTGAATGACTCAGCCATTGTGTGGGTTGGTGGTGCCAAGACG GTTccactctctgtgtgttctGAAGAATGCCCCCCAGGAACACGCAAGGCTGTGAGGAAGGGCGAACCCATCTGCTGCTTCGACTGCCTGCCCTGTGCAGACGGGGCTATCAGCAACCAGACAG GATCAGTGGAATGCAAGCGCTGTCCTGCAGAGTTCTGGTCCAACAGTCACAGAAATGAATGTATTCCTCGTGAGGTGGAGTTTCTGTCATTTGAAGACACAATGGGCATCACCCTGACAATCATAGCCTTGTTTGGCAGTGGCATAACAGTGGCAGTGGGTGTGGTCTTCCTgtaccacagacacaccccacTTGTAAAGGCCAATaactcagagctgagcttcctgctgctgctgtccctcactctctgcttcctgtgtgcGCTGGTGTTTGTGGGCCGGCCCTCAGAGTGGTCCTGCCTGGCCCAGCACCTGTTTTTTGGGATCAGTTTTGTACTCTGCCTCTCCTGCATCCTGGTCAAAACCATTGTGGTTCTGGTTGCATTTCAGTCTGCCAGGCCTGGTGTCAACATGATGAAGTGGTTTGGGCTGGTTCAGCAGCGGAGCAGTGTGGTCCTCTTCACCTGTGTCCAGGTGTTCATCTGCATCCTATGGCTCTGCCTCAGTCCCCCTCGCCCACACCGCAATACAGGGTTCCAGGGCTCAAAGCTCATTCTGGAGTGTGCAGTCGGGTCAGCACTAGGCTTTGGCAGCGTCTTAGGCTACATTGGCCTGCTGGCAGCCATCTGCTTCCTGCTGGCCTTTTTAGCCAGGAAGCTCCCAGACAACTTCAATGAGGCCAAGTTCATCACCTTCAGCATGCTCATCTTCTGTGCTGTCTGGATTGCCTTCGTCCCCGCCTACGTCAGCTCTCCAGGGAAATATACAGTCGCAGTGGAGATATTTGCTATCCTGGCCTCCAGTTTTGGGCTCCTACTCTGCATTTTTGCCCCCAAGTGTTACATCATCCTACTGAGGCCGGAGAACAACACCAAGAAGTTTCTAATGGGGAAAACATAA